In Dehalococcoidales bacterium, one genomic interval encodes:
- a CDS encoding N-acetyltransferase yields MLTIRPETSQDVAPIHHLNQQAFGRRQEADLVDKLRKRGLLTTSLVAVQDGEVIGHIAFSPVVVESELANWEATVLGPLAVLPEFQRKGIGSKLVYAGLDECRRLGHMLVVLAGHPEYYPRFGFVPAKTRGIECEIEVPDEAWMIKELKEDALAGRQGKVIFQKEFREAE; encoded by the coding sequence TTGCTGACAATACGACCGGAGACTTCGCAGGATGTAGCTCCAATTCATCATTTGAACCAGCAGGCATTCGGCCGGCGTCAAGAAGCCGATCTAGTTGACAAGCTTCGAAAAAGAGGCCTGCTAACCACTTCACTGGTGGCCGTTCAGGATGGAGAAGTCATCGGGCATATAGCGTTCAGCCCGGTAGTAGTGGAATCAGAGCTGGCAAATTGGGAAGCCACCGTACTTGGCCCTTTGGCGGTTCTACCGGAGTTCCAGCGAAAGGGAATCGGTTCGAAATTGGTGTATGCAGGTTTGGATGAATGCAGGCGTCTGGGTCATATGCTAGTAGTATTAGCAGGCCACCCTGAGTATTACCCGCGCTTCGGCTTTGTTCCCGCAAAAACCCGTGGTATCGAGTGTGAGATTGAAGTACCTGATGAAGCTTGGATGATAAAGGAATTGAAGGAAGATGCCCTGGCCGGAAGACAGGGTAAAGTAATATTTCAAAAGGAATTTAGAGAAGCTGAATAA
- a CDS encoding Rieske (2Fe-2S) protein: MSFIEVAKTTEIPNGQMKAFSTVGKEILVTNYEDKYFAIDAKCTHMGGKLINGKLEGKIVTCPIHGARFDVTTGVSVSGPKMGPVKLKARNVATYEVKVEDNIVEVNINE, translated from the coding sequence ATGAGCTTTATAGAAGTAGCCAAGACAACCGAAATTCCCAATGGCCAGATGAAAGCTTTCTCTACAGTAGGCAAGGAGATATTAGTAACCAATTACGAGGACAAGTACTTCGCAATCGATGCTAAGTGTACTCATATGGGCGGAAAATTAATCAATGGTAAACTAGAAGGTAAAATAGTGACTTGTCCCATACATGGTGCCAGGTTCGACGTGACTACCGGTGTCAGTGTTTCCGGACCCAAAATGGGTCCTGTCAAACTCAAGGCGAGGAACGTGGCTACCTATGAAGTCAAAGTTGAAGACAATATTGTCGAAGTCAACATCAATGAATAA
- a CDS encoding MSMEG_6728 family protein, which translates to MQTFLPYPEFDKSAAVLDRRRLGKQRVEAYQIIRAITYGGGWASHPIVKMWLGFENALKLYSNAVVEEWIRRGYRNNLEIYNLTDCEIVYPWWLGMEEFHASHRAALLAKDYGHYSKYGWREAPVISYIWYS; encoded by the coding sequence ATGCAGACCTTTCTACCCTACCCGGAATTTGATAAATCGGCCGCTGTTCTGGACCGCCGGAGACTGGGCAAGCAGAGAGTCGAGGCGTATCAAATCATCAGGGCAATAACTTACGGCGGCGGCTGGGCCAGTCACCCGATTGTAAAGATGTGGCTGGGCTTTGAAAATGCACTCAAGCTATATTCAAACGCGGTGGTGGAGGAATGGATTAGGCGGGGATATCGGAATAACCTGGAAATATATAACCTTACTGATTGTGAAATAGTCTACCCCTGGTGGCTGGGTATGGAAGAGTTTCATGCTTCACACCGGGCGGCATTACTGGCCAAGGACTATGGTCACTATTCAAAATACGGCTGGCGGGAAGCACCGGTCATAAGTTATATCTGGTATAGTTGA